From Salvia splendens isolate huo1 chromosome 16, SspV2, whole genome shotgun sequence, a single genomic window includes:
- the LOC121769991 gene encoding protein DA1-related 1-like isoform X1: protein MMGWLTKILKGPSHRISKGKYHGKYEDDTIWEGPPISADQLSDFDKEELDRAIALSIAEVDGKEKGKKVVDSDSQLDEDEQLAKALQESWNVESSPQSSPPRSPPPQSPPPRSPSPQSPPPRSPSPQPPSPRSPSPQPPSPQSPSPQSPPHQSPPPQSPPTRSPQFDYGSFVPPSPFYYPSGYSRICAGCNSEIGHGRYLRCMGAVWHPECFCCHACNQAISDYEFSMSDNRPFHKSCYKDMHHPKCDVCKNFIPTNAAGLIEYRAHPFWHQKYCPSHEHDGTPRCCSCERMEPVDARYLVLEDGRKLCLECLDSSIMDTHECQPLYLEIQEFYEGLMMKVEQQVPLLLVERQALNEAMEGEKTGHHFMPETRGLCLSEEQTVNTILRRPKIGGHRITGMFPEPYKLVRKCEVTAILILYGLPRLLTGSILAHEMMHAWLRLRGYPNISPEVEEGICQVLAHMWLDSEIIAGSGSNAASSSSAPSTSASSSGSSKKGKRSDFEKKLGEFFKHQIESDSSAAYGDGFREGNKAVLKYGLRSTLDHIRLTESFPC, encoded by the exons ATGATGGGCTGGCTAACCAAGATCCTTAAAGGCCCCAGCCACAGAATCTCAAAAGGGAAATATCATGGGAAATATGAAGATGATACAATCTGGGAAGGACCTCCGATTTCAGCA GATCAATTGTCTGATTTCGATAAGGAAGAACTTGATAGAGCAATTGCACTTTCAATTGCTGAAGTGGATGGcaaagagaaaggaaaaaaagttGTAG ATAGTGATTCTCAGTTGGACGAAGATGAGCAGCTTGCTAAGGCTCTGCAAGAAAGTTGGAATGTGGAATCCTCCCCTCAATCATCTCCACCCCGATCACCTCCTCCTCAATCACCTCCCCCTCGATCACCTTCACCTCAATCGCCTCCCCCACGATCACCTTCACCTCAACCGCCTTCTCCTCGATCACCTTCACCTCAACCACCTTCTCCTCAATCACCTTCACCTCAATCACCTCCACATCAATCACCTCCACCTCAATCACCTCCAACTCGGTCACCTCAATTTGATTATGGAAGTTTTGTACCGCCTTCTCCATTCTACTATCCTTCAGGATACAG TAGAATATGTGCTGGTTGCAATAGTGAAATTGGCCATGGAAGATACTTGAGGTGCATGGGAGCTGTTTGGCATCCAGAATGTTTCTGTTGTCATGCTTGCAACCAAGCAATATCTGATTATGAG TTTTCCATGTCTGATAACCGTCCTTTCCATAAATCTTGCTACAAGGACATGCACCATCCCAAATGTGATGTTTGCAAGAATTTT ATTCCCACGAATGCTGCTGGGCTTATAGAGTACAGAGCTCATCCTTTCTGGCATCAGAAGTACTGCCCTTCACATGAACATGATGGAACACCCCGCTGCTGTAGCTGTGAAAGAATGGAG CCTGTAGATGCCAGATATCTAGTTCTTGAGGATGGAAGGAAGCTCTGTCTCGAGTGTTTAGACTCATCAATAATGGATACACATGAGTGCCAACCACTTTACCTTGAAATACAAGAATTTTACGAAGGTTTAATGATGAAAGTGGAGCAGCAAGTGCCATTACTCTTGGTTGAGAGACAAGCACTGAATGAAGCCATGGAAGGAGAGAAAACT GGTCATCACTTCATGCCAGAGACGAGAGGCCTTTGCCTGTCAGAAGAACAAACTGTTAACACG ATACTGAGGCGACCCAAAATAGGAGGACATCGGATAACAGGCATGTTCCCTGAGCCTTACAAGCTCGTTCGAAAATGTGAAGTAACAGCAATTCTCATTTTGTATGGTTTGCCAAG GTTACTGACCGGGTCGATCCTGGCTCATGAAATGATGCATGCATGGCTCCGTCTTAGAG GTTACCCGAATATAAGTCCAGAAGTCGAAGAAGGTATCTGCCAAGTGCTAGCTCACATGTGGTTGGATTCAGAGATCATTGCTGGCTCTGGTAGCAATGCCGCTTCGTCATCATCTGCTCCCTCAACATCAGCATCCTCGTCCGGCTCTTCGAAGAAGGGTAAGAGGTCTGACTTCGAGAAAAAACTCGGTGAGTTCTTCAAACACCAGATAGAATCAGACAGTTCAGCAGCATACGGAGACGGTTTCAGGGAAGGCAACAAGGCGGTGCTCAAATACGGGCTGAGGAGCACTCTCGATCACATTCGGCTCACCGAGAGTTTTCCTTGTTAA
- the LOC121769991 gene encoding protein DA1-related 1-like isoform X2 translates to MMGWLTKILKGPSHRISKGKYHGKYEDDTIWEGPPISADQLSDFDKEELDRAIALSIAEVDGKEKGKKVVDSDSQLDEDEQLAKALQESWNVESSPQSSPPRSPPPQSPPPRSPSPQSPPPRSPSPQPPSPRSPSPQPPSPQSPSPQSPPHQSPPPQSPPTRSPQFDYGSFVPPSPFYYPSGYRICAGCNSEIGHGRYLRCMGAVWHPECFCCHACNQAISDYEFSMSDNRPFHKSCYKDMHHPKCDVCKNFIPTNAAGLIEYRAHPFWHQKYCPSHEHDGTPRCCSCERMEPVDARYLVLEDGRKLCLECLDSSIMDTHECQPLYLEIQEFYEGLMMKVEQQVPLLLVERQALNEAMEGEKTGHHFMPETRGLCLSEEQTVNTILRRPKIGGHRITGMFPEPYKLVRKCEVTAILILYGLPRLLTGSILAHEMMHAWLRLRGYPNISPEVEEGICQVLAHMWLDSEIIAGSGSNAASSSSAPSTSASSSGSSKKGKRSDFEKKLGEFFKHQIESDSSAAYGDGFREGNKAVLKYGLRSTLDHIRLTESFPC, encoded by the exons ATGATGGGCTGGCTAACCAAGATCCTTAAAGGCCCCAGCCACAGAATCTCAAAAGGGAAATATCATGGGAAATATGAAGATGATACAATCTGGGAAGGACCTCCGATTTCAGCA GATCAATTGTCTGATTTCGATAAGGAAGAACTTGATAGAGCAATTGCACTTTCAATTGCTGAAGTGGATGGcaaagagaaaggaaaaaaagttGTAG ATAGTGATTCTCAGTTGGACGAAGATGAGCAGCTTGCTAAGGCTCTGCAAGAAAGTTGGAATGTGGAATCCTCCCCTCAATCATCTCCACCCCGATCACCTCCTCCTCAATCACCTCCCCCTCGATCACCTTCACCTCAATCGCCTCCCCCACGATCACCTTCACCTCAACCGCCTTCTCCTCGATCACCTTCACCTCAACCACCTTCTCCTCAATCACCTTCACCTCAATCACCTCCACATCAATCACCTCCACCTCAATCACCTCCAACTCGGTCACCTCAATTTGATTATGGAAGTTTTGTACCGCCTTCTCCATTCTACTATCCTTCAGGATACAG AATATGTGCTGGTTGCAATAGTGAAATTGGCCATGGAAGATACTTGAGGTGCATGGGAGCTGTTTGGCATCCAGAATGTTTCTGTTGTCATGCTTGCAACCAAGCAATATCTGATTATGAG TTTTCCATGTCTGATAACCGTCCTTTCCATAAATCTTGCTACAAGGACATGCACCATCCCAAATGTGATGTTTGCAAGAATTTT ATTCCCACGAATGCTGCTGGGCTTATAGAGTACAGAGCTCATCCTTTCTGGCATCAGAAGTACTGCCCTTCACATGAACATGATGGAACACCCCGCTGCTGTAGCTGTGAAAGAATGGAG CCTGTAGATGCCAGATATCTAGTTCTTGAGGATGGAAGGAAGCTCTGTCTCGAGTGTTTAGACTCATCAATAATGGATACACATGAGTGCCAACCACTTTACCTTGAAATACAAGAATTTTACGAAGGTTTAATGATGAAAGTGGAGCAGCAAGTGCCATTACTCTTGGTTGAGAGACAAGCACTGAATGAAGCCATGGAAGGAGAGAAAACT GGTCATCACTTCATGCCAGAGACGAGAGGCCTTTGCCTGTCAGAAGAACAAACTGTTAACACG ATACTGAGGCGACCCAAAATAGGAGGACATCGGATAACAGGCATGTTCCCTGAGCCTTACAAGCTCGTTCGAAAATGTGAAGTAACAGCAATTCTCATTTTGTATGGTTTGCCAAG GTTACTGACCGGGTCGATCCTGGCTCATGAAATGATGCATGCATGGCTCCGTCTTAGAG GTTACCCGAATATAAGTCCAGAAGTCGAAGAAGGTATCTGCCAAGTGCTAGCTCACATGTGGTTGGATTCAGAGATCATTGCTGGCTCTGGTAGCAATGCCGCTTCGTCATCATCTGCTCCCTCAACATCAGCATCCTCGTCCGGCTCTTCGAAGAAGGGTAAGAGGTCTGACTTCGAGAAAAAACTCGGTGAGTTCTTCAAACACCAGATAGAATCAGACAGTTCAGCAGCATACGGAGACGGTTTCAGGGAAGGCAACAAGGCGGTGCTCAAATACGGGCTGAGGAGCACTCTCGATCACATTCGGCTCACCGAGAGTTTTCCTTGTTAA